The Bombus fervidus isolate BK054 chromosome 6, iyBomFerv1, whole genome shotgun sequence genome contains a region encoding:
- the Patronin gene encoding calmodulin-regulated spectrin-associated protein patronin isoform X21 has product MWSAITRLFVKGKTEESAPRTKDRTCDGVPDTVVHVFDAMDRNAGDDRRKGPAGEQHHDGAETEHFSDAYDSRQAKQRASVKWLLSKAYNNRVPENLRDPYYIDNENQEHLKPQIVHALSNAELYCLALANIYSDPNYHNQNHCGILQALARKGVYLAEPNNTQLTETILIQNSPLKMSAHMAVIEGLMVLYAKEVVTGDRVVSAIRRFDPQAEVDVPADHEKGLLLWISHASNALIAKIQADEGAGDKTRLPELPAAKDFQSLCDGVGLAAVVAFYCPGELNWMDIRVSKRPSVADALHNLSLVHAFCNRCLPYSIFHMLPEDVTYMRGCMKQNLVVFLADMYNVLEIHPAKCVRYPGEERAMQFLDACPRNSHGVAHKRSLPQSIAPIPDLRSNLSVSAPGFTVAKAPSSSSVKKSQSLQQTAENYSHDDRRAGSEESFVVHRGKGIPTLSSVADEKSITRVDAAGRPSNWEEQRRSSYAGRRSRRNSVSDDSQLTIENFGGSQDNLHNFGRNPDKEVGAHIGKRSTTEPTLPARSSVQDVYGSGVQHILSDNGYDKEEPPRLRRQTSNSSLDNVALKQILHSSENVNSDGDTSKLASFANLSRQSSEKGINLTYTEQERDDSKSNLSNKKLGQTNGNRNGEKKTTFATLPNTTTWQQQSNQQSQQMEQHSVADENGGNTIMASQLNNIRLKLEEKRRHIENEKRRMEVVMSKQRQKVGKAAFLQAVTKLYLVGKVKSPSSSTSGGDSPAEIGPPTPVTSGSSGETPTSVSETTPVTQQPSQEKPQRPFSLKEISEDVRDVEHKWLEHDGNAPFIETRRTPDIENMDLEQYHQSISQIYTPFRRMNNSLSEIQADIQRLANQQNQIQQQHLMTQHQQQIQQQFQQLQSLSQQHMQNFGMAPINPLTSKLQDTQQSQFYLHDQPQLQRRMWGQPPPTQSLANEMAAVGYQQSMDPRYNTQPTPYQQDMRLYQDTRNWGTHPPQQKGFVLHDTPQEPRYLNGGDHSLCNNQMSHPGPTYPSSTSIFNQTPPSSASPQHRNAVHRISQLMSESPEPKRPTVHHIPIKCESPTEKRQIAAMHAPVPAPPVDDMKPQNISFIGNDDELTQGIRGLNITSGSRTYRIPSPTRPSISRNSFQPHPSLREATPSPSGTPEVTPLDPTDAGEKGFYICFDNDAPKKPKPTLRVKRTSPKKERGVSSYVDSEDFTMRPDSPSAIVMDRQKQLEIQRDSDREKQRQIDERDFQRQEIRDREIQREGEREKQRERHEMSGESRQSGVGLIIGNQLANPDPNSLDEMERKKERIMLLSLQRRQQQEEMKERKEVEAQARREQEKLKAEERARKKEEERQRRAAILEQHKVKKAIEEAEREGKVIDKELLNTIKPTKLRNKTATTRPRPKTIHVDAGTELDSGALTPSRGKKGSSSNLSTDVQEPQQQVRGRPKYPSYQNFKGRKSNSLMNLCGSSSDQDGMMCRYTDTDSGLGRATPPRRAPSPGMGSMRHLPSPSGPGSLPPGLMTKRRVFDDGSSDISSTPSSMMDYNGPRLYKQPTTKSNRGIMLNAVEYCVFPGTVNKEAKRRVLDEIARSESKHFLILFRDAGCQFRALYSYCPDREEVSKLYGTGPKQVMDKMFDKFFKYNSGAKCFSQVHTKHLTVTIDAFTIHNSLWQGKKVNLPNKKDMPLVI; this is encoded by the exons GCCAAACAACGTGCCTCCGTAAAATGGCTCTTGTCGAAGGCGTACAACAACCGAGTGCCAGAAAACCTTCGTGATCCGTATTATATCGATAATGAG AACCAAGAACACCTGAAGCCGCAGATCGTCCACGCACTTTCCAATGCGGAACTATACTGTTTGGCGCTGGCGAACATCTATTCGGATCCAAATTATCACAATCAGAATCATTGCGGTATTCTCCAAGCCCTGGCTAGAAAGGGTGTTTACCTCGCGGAGCCAAACAATACTCAACTCACCGAAACGATCCTCATTCAAAATTCACCACTCAAGATG TCCGCGCATATGGCTGTGATAGAGGGCCTGATGGTCTTGTACGCGAAGGAAGTAGTGACTGGAGATCGAGTAGTTTCGGCGATCCGGCGGTTCGACCCTCAGGCGGAGGTGGATGTGCCAGCGGACCACGAGAAAGGACTTCTTCTCTGGATCAGCCACGCGTCAAATGCGTTGATTGCCAAGATCCAGGCGGACGAAGGTGCCGGTGATAAAACGCGACTGCCAGAACTACCAGCTGCCAAGGACTTCCAATCGTTATGCGATGGTGTCGGCCTTGCCGCCGTTGTGGCCTTCTACTGCCCCGGCGAGCTCAATTGGATGGACATCAGGGTGTCGAAGAGACCGTCGGTCGCGGACGCGCTGCACAACTTGTCGCTGGTCCACGCGTTTTGTAACCGATGCTTACCCTATTCCATTTTTCATATGCTACCTGAAGACGTGACGTATATGAGGGG GTGCATGAAGCAAAATTTAGTCGTTTTCTTGGCGGACATGTACAACGTATTGGAAATTCATCCGGCGAAATGTGTACGTTATCCAGGCGAGGAAAGGGCGATGCAGTTCTTAGATG CCTGCCCGCGCAATAGTCATGGCGTAGCTCATAAAAGAAGTCTGCCACAGTCTATAGCTCCGATACCTGATCTGAGAAGCAACCTCTCCGTATCCGCGCCAGGCTTCACAG TTGCAAAAGCACCGTCATCCTCCTCTGTCAAGAAGTCACAATCACTGCAACAAACTGCCGAAAATTATTCTCACGACGACAG ACGAGCAGGGAGCGAAGAAAGTTTCGTAGTCCACCGTGGCAAAGGCATCCCTACGTTAAGTTCCGTAGCAGACGAGAAATCTATAACTAGAGTAGATGCCGCTGGACGGCCAAGCAATTGGGAAGAACAGAGGAGAAGCTCGTATGCTGGCCGACGATCTAGGCGTAACAGTGTTTCGGATGATTCTCAGCTGACCATTGAGAACTTTGGTGGATCTCAG GATAATTTACACAACTTCGGCAGAAATCCAGACAAGGAGGTCGGCGCGCACATTGGCAAACGGAGCACCACAGAGCCAACACTACCAGCAAGATCTAGCGTTCAGGATGTGTACGGTAGCGGAGTGCAGCATATTTTATCAGATAACGGATACGATAAGGAAGAACCGCCGAGATTAAGAAGGCAGACCTCGAATTCTAGCTTGGACAACGTCGCGCTCAAGCAAATTTTACATTCCAGCGAGAACGTTAATTCGGACGGGGATACGTCCAAGTTAGCCAGCTTCGCGAATTTAAGCAGGCAAAGCTCTGAGAAAGGGATCAACTTGACCTACACGGAACAAGAACGCGACGACAGCAAGTCGAATCTGTCGAATAAGAAACTTGGTCAGACCAATGGTAATAGGAATGGTGAGAAGAAAACGACGTTCGCCACGTTACCGAATACGACCACGTGGCAGCAACAGAGCAACCAGCAGTCTCAACAGATGGAACAACATTCTGTtg CAGACGAGAATGGAGGTAACACGATTATGGCCTCACAACTGAATAATATTAGATTGAAGTTGGAGGAGAAgcgacgtcacatagaaaacGAGAAGAGGAGGATGGAAGTCGTGATGTCGAAACAACGGCAGAAAGTGGGCAAAGCTGCGTTCCTGCAAGCTGTCACGAAG CTGTACTTGGTG GGTAAGGTTAAATCTCCCTCTTCATCAACGTCTGGGGGGGACAGTCCGGCTGAAATTGGTCCCCCCACTCCTGTAACCTCCGGATCTTCGGGGGAGACCCCGACAAGTGTTTCCGAGACGACCCCCGTAACCCAACAACCCTCTCAAGAAAAACCACAGAGACCCTTCTCGCTCAAG GAAATTAGTGAGGATGTTCGAGATGTTGAACATAAATGGTTAGAGCATGACGGTAATGCCCCATTTATTGAAACAAGACGCACTCCAGATATTGAGAACATGGATCTTGAGCAATATCATCAATCTATATCACA aatatatacacCTTTTCGCAGGATGAATAACAGCCTTAGTGAAATACAAGCTGATATACAACGTTTAGCAAATCAGCAAAATCAAATACAGCAGCAGCATTTAATGACACAGCATCAACAGCAAATACAGCAACAGTTTCAACAGTTGCAAAGTCTTAGTCAACAACATATGCAA AATTTTGGAATGGCGCCTATAAATCCATTAACATCCAAATTACAAGATACTCAACAATCTCAGTTCTATCTACATGATCAACCCCAATTGCAAAGACGAATGTGGGGCCAACCACCTCCAACTCAAAGCTTAGCAAATGAAATGGCTGCTGTGGGCTATCAACAGTCAATGGATCCACGATATAATACTCAACCAACAC CTTATCAACAAGATATGCGCTTATATCAAGATACACGAAATTGGGGAACGCATCCACCTCAACAGAAAGGATTTGTTCTACACGATACTCCTCAAGAACCGAGGTACCTTAATGGTGGAGATCATAGTCTTTGTAATAATCAAATGAGTCATCCTGGTCCTACATATCCGTCATCTACATCTATCTTTAATCAAACACCACCATCTTCTGCTAGTCCACAACATCGCAATGCT GTTCATCGAATAAGTCAGTTAATGAGCGAAAGTCCTGAACCAAAAAGGCCAACTGTACATCATATACCGATTAAGTGTGAAAGCCCTACCGAAAAAAGACAAATTGCTGCAATGCATGCACCTGTTCCAGCTCCACCTGTTGATGATATGAAGCCTCagaatatatcatttattg GAAATGATGATGAGCTTACACAAGGTATAAGAGGTTTAAACATCACGTCCGGCAGCcgtacatatagaattccatcACCAACTAGACCTTCAATATCACGTAATTCATTTCAACCTCACCCATCATTAAGAGAAGCCACACCATCTCCATCAGGTACACCAGAGGTAACACCTTTAGATCCAACGGATGCTGGTGAAAAAGGATTTTATATCTGCTTTGATAATGACGCGCCGAAGAAACCAAAACCAACCCTTAGAGTGAAAAGGACATCCCCTAAAAAG gaAAGAGGCGTGTCTTCATACGTTGACAGTGAAGATTTTACGATGCGTCCTGACTCTCCTTCTGCGATTGTTATGGATAGGCAGAAACAGCTGGAAATTCAACGTGATTCTGATCGAGAAAAGCAGCGTCAGATAGACGAGAGAGACTTCCAACGGCAAGAAATTAGAGATAGAGAAATacaaagagaaggagaaagagaaaagcaaAGAGAACGACACGAGATGAGTGGAGAGAGTCGACAATCTGGAGTTGGTTTAATAATTGGAAATCAATTAGCAAATCCTGATCCA AATTCTCTTGATGAAATGGAACGGAAAAAAGAACGTATAATGCTCTTATCATTACAAAGAAGACAGCAACAAGAGGAgatgaaagagagaaaagaggtaGAAGCGCAAGCTCGTCGAGAACAAGAGAAATTGAAAGCAGAAGAAAGAGCTCgtaaaaaggaagaggaaaggCAACGAAGGGCAGCTATTTTAGAACAACATAAAGTAAAGAAAGCAATAGAAGAGGCAGAAAGAGAA GGCAAGGTTATCGATAAAGAACTTCTTAATACAATAAAACCAACGAAATTGCGTAACAAGACTGCAACAACTCGACCTCGACCCAAAACAATTCATGTGGATGCTGGTACGGAGTTGGATTCTGGAGCTCTTACGCCGAGCCGTGGAAAGAAGGGTTCTTCTTCTAATCTAAGTACAG ATGTGCAGGAGCCTCAGCAACAGGTTAGAGGCAGGCCTAAATACCCGAGTTACCAAAACTTTAAGGGGAGAAAGTCTAATTCCTTGATGAATTTGTGTG GTTCGAGTAGTGATCAAGACGGTATGATGTGTCGATACACAGATACGGACAGCGGACTGGGCAGAGCTACACCTCCTAGGAGAGCACCGAGTCCGGGTATGGGTAGCATGAGGCATCTTCCGTCACCATCAGGACCAGGTTCTTTACCTCCCGGTTTGATGACCAAGAGACGCGTGTTCGATGATGGTAGCAGCGATATCAGTAGTACACCAAGTTCGATGATGGACTATAATG GTCCGAGATTGTATAAACAACCAACCACCAAGTCAAATCGTGGCATTATGCTAAACGCTGTGGAGTATTGTGTATTTCCGGGAACGGTAAATAAGGAAGCAAAGAGAAGAGTTTTGGACGAAATTGCAAGATCAGAAAGCAAGCATTTTCTTATCTTATTTCGAGATGCTGGCTGCCAATTCCGGGCTCTCTACTCATACTGCCCAGATAGAGAAGAAGTTTCAAAGTTATATGGTACCGGACCGAAACAAGTCATGGATAAAATGttcgacaaatttttcaa ATACAATTCAGGAGCAAAATGCTTTTCTCAAGTACATACAAAGCATCTGACTGTTACCATAGATGCCTTTACGATACACAACAGCCTTTGGCAAGGTAAAAAGGTGAATTTGCCGAACAAGAAAGACATGCCTCTcgtcatatag
- the Patronin gene encoding calmodulin-regulated spectrin-associated protein patronin isoform X26 translates to MWSAITRLFVKGKTEESAPRTKDRTCDGVPDTVVHVFDAMDRNAGDDRRKGPAGEQHHDGAETEHFSDAYDSRQAKQRASVKWLLSKAYNNRVPENLRDPYYIDNENQEHLKPQIVHALSNAELYCLALANIYSDPNYHNQNHCGILQALARKGVYLAEPNNTQLTETILIQNSPLKMSAHMAVIEGLMVLYAKEVVTGDRVVSAIRRFDPQAEVDVPADHEKGLLLWISHASNALIAKIQADEGAGDKTRLPELPAAKDFQSLCDGVGLAAVVAFYCPGELNWMDIRVSKRPSVADALHNLSLVHAFCNRCLPYSIFHMLPEDVTYMRGCMKQNLVVFLADMYNVLEIHPAKCVRYPGEERAMQFLDACPRNSHGVAHKRSLPQSIAPIPDLRSNLSVSAPGFTVAKAPSSSSVKKSQSLQQTAENYSHDDRRAGSEESFVVHRGKGIPTLSSVADEKSITRVDAAGRPSNWEEQRRSSYAGRRSRRNSVSDDSQLTIENFGGSQDNLHNFGRNPDKEVGAHIGKRSTTEPTLPARSSVQDVYGSGVQHILSDNGYDKEEPPRLRRQTSNSSLDNVALKQILHSSENVNSDGDTSKLASFANLSRQSSEKGINLTYTEQERDDSKSNLSNKKLGQTNGNRNGEKKTTFATLPNTTTWQQQSNQQSQQMEQHSVADENGGNTIMASQLNNIRLKLEEKRRHIENEKRRMEVVMSKQRQKVGKAAFLQAVTKLYLVGKVKSPSSSTSGGDSPAEIGPPTPVTSGSSGETPTSVSETTPVTQQPSQEKPQRPFSLKEISEDVRDVEHKWLEHDGNAPFIETRRTPDIENMDLEQYHQSISQIYTPFRRMNNSLSEIQADIQRLANQQNQIQQQHLMTQHQQQIQQQFQQLQSLSQQHMQNFGMAPINPLTSKLQDTQQSQFYLHDQPQLQRRMWGQPPPTQSLANEMAAVGYQQSMDPRYNTQPTPYQQDMRLYQDTRNWGTHPPQQKGFVLHDTPQEPRYLNGGDHSLCNNQMSHPGPTYPSSTSIFNQTPPSSASPQHRNAVHRISQLMSESPEPKRPTVHHIPIKCESPTEKRQIAAMHAPVPAPPVDDMKPQNISFIGNDDELTQGIRGLNITSGSRTYRIPSPTRPSISRNSFQPHPSLREATPSPSGTPEVTPLDPTDAGEKGFYICFDNDAPKKPKPTLRVKRTSPKKERGVSSYVDSEDFTMRPDSPSAIVMDRQKQLEIQRDSDREKQRQIDERDFQRQEIRDREIQREGEREKQRERHEMSGESRQSGVGLIIGNQLANPDPNSLDEMERKKERIMLLSLQRRQQQEEMKERKEVEAQARREQEKLKAEERARKKEEERQRRAAILEQHKVKKAIEEAEREGKVIDKELLNTIKPTKLRNKTATTRPRPKTIHVDAGTELDSGALTPSRGKKGSSSNLSTDSPDDGRGSSPCRSMNQLGRRGSYKTSRDTDSGLGRATPPRRAPSPGMGSMRHLPSPSGPGSLPPGLMTKRRVFDDGSSDISSTPSSMMDYNGPRLYKQPTTKSNRGIMLNAVEYCVFPGTVNKEAKRRVLDEIARSESKHFLILFRDAGCQFRALYSYCPDREEVSKLYGTGPKQVMDKMFDKFFKYNSGAKCFSQVHTKHLTVTIDAFTIHNSLWQGKKVNLPNKKDMPLVI, encoded by the exons GCCAAACAACGTGCCTCCGTAAAATGGCTCTTGTCGAAGGCGTACAACAACCGAGTGCCAGAAAACCTTCGTGATCCGTATTATATCGATAATGAG AACCAAGAACACCTGAAGCCGCAGATCGTCCACGCACTTTCCAATGCGGAACTATACTGTTTGGCGCTGGCGAACATCTATTCGGATCCAAATTATCACAATCAGAATCATTGCGGTATTCTCCAAGCCCTGGCTAGAAAGGGTGTTTACCTCGCGGAGCCAAACAATACTCAACTCACCGAAACGATCCTCATTCAAAATTCACCACTCAAGATG TCCGCGCATATGGCTGTGATAGAGGGCCTGATGGTCTTGTACGCGAAGGAAGTAGTGACTGGAGATCGAGTAGTTTCGGCGATCCGGCGGTTCGACCCTCAGGCGGAGGTGGATGTGCCAGCGGACCACGAGAAAGGACTTCTTCTCTGGATCAGCCACGCGTCAAATGCGTTGATTGCCAAGATCCAGGCGGACGAAGGTGCCGGTGATAAAACGCGACTGCCAGAACTACCAGCTGCCAAGGACTTCCAATCGTTATGCGATGGTGTCGGCCTTGCCGCCGTTGTGGCCTTCTACTGCCCCGGCGAGCTCAATTGGATGGACATCAGGGTGTCGAAGAGACCGTCGGTCGCGGACGCGCTGCACAACTTGTCGCTGGTCCACGCGTTTTGTAACCGATGCTTACCCTATTCCATTTTTCATATGCTACCTGAAGACGTGACGTATATGAGGGG GTGCATGAAGCAAAATTTAGTCGTTTTCTTGGCGGACATGTACAACGTATTGGAAATTCATCCGGCGAAATGTGTACGTTATCCAGGCGAGGAAAGGGCGATGCAGTTCTTAGATG CCTGCCCGCGCAATAGTCATGGCGTAGCTCATAAAAGAAGTCTGCCACAGTCTATAGCTCCGATACCTGATCTGAGAAGCAACCTCTCCGTATCCGCGCCAGGCTTCACAG TTGCAAAAGCACCGTCATCCTCCTCTGTCAAGAAGTCACAATCACTGCAACAAACTGCCGAAAATTATTCTCACGACGACAG ACGAGCAGGGAGCGAAGAAAGTTTCGTAGTCCACCGTGGCAAAGGCATCCCTACGTTAAGTTCCGTAGCAGACGAGAAATCTATAACTAGAGTAGATGCCGCTGGACGGCCAAGCAATTGGGAAGAACAGAGGAGAAGCTCGTATGCTGGCCGACGATCTAGGCGTAACAGTGTTTCGGATGATTCTCAGCTGACCATTGAGAACTTTGGTGGATCTCAG GATAATTTACACAACTTCGGCAGAAATCCAGACAAGGAGGTCGGCGCGCACATTGGCAAACGGAGCACCACAGAGCCAACACTACCAGCAAGATCTAGCGTTCAGGATGTGTACGGTAGCGGAGTGCAGCATATTTTATCAGATAACGGATACGATAAGGAAGAACCGCCGAGATTAAGAAGGCAGACCTCGAATTCTAGCTTGGACAACGTCGCGCTCAAGCAAATTTTACATTCCAGCGAGAACGTTAATTCGGACGGGGATACGTCCAAGTTAGCCAGCTTCGCGAATTTAAGCAGGCAAAGCTCTGAGAAAGGGATCAACTTGACCTACACGGAACAAGAACGCGACGACAGCAAGTCGAATCTGTCGAATAAGAAACTTGGTCAGACCAATGGTAATAGGAATGGTGAGAAGAAAACGACGTTCGCCACGTTACCGAATACGACCACGTGGCAGCAACAGAGCAACCAGCAGTCTCAACAGATGGAACAACATTCTGTtg CAGACGAGAATGGAGGTAACACGATTATGGCCTCACAACTGAATAATATTAGATTGAAGTTGGAGGAGAAgcgacgtcacatagaaaacGAGAAGAGGAGGATGGAAGTCGTGATGTCGAAACAACGGCAGAAAGTGGGCAAAGCTGCGTTCCTGCAAGCTGTCACGAAG CTGTACTTGGTG GGTAAGGTTAAATCTCCCTCTTCATCAACGTCTGGGGGGGACAGTCCGGCTGAAATTGGTCCCCCCACTCCTGTAACCTCCGGATCTTCGGGGGAGACCCCGACAAGTGTTTCCGAGACGACCCCCGTAACCCAACAACCCTCTCAAGAAAAACCACAGAGACCCTTCTCGCTCAAG GAAATTAGTGAGGATGTTCGAGATGTTGAACATAAATGGTTAGAGCATGACGGTAATGCCCCATTTATTGAAACAAGACGCACTCCAGATATTGAGAACATGGATCTTGAGCAATATCATCAATCTATATCACA aatatatacacCTTTTCGCAGGATGAATAACAGCCTTAGTGAAATACAAGCTGATATACAACGTTTAGCAAATCAGCAAAATCAAATACAGCAGCAGCATTTAATGACACAGCATCAACAGCAAATACAGCAACAGTTTCAACAGTTGCAAAGTCTTAGTCAACAACATATGCAA AATTTTGGAATGGCGCCTATAAATCCATTAACATCCAAATTACAAGATACTCAACAATCTCAGTTCTATCTACATGATCAACCCCAATTGCAAAGACGAATGTGGGGCCAACCACCTCCAACTCAAAGCTTAGCAAATGAAATGGCTGCTGTGGGCTATCAACAGTCAATGGATCCACGATATAATACTCAACCAACAC CTTATCAACAAGATATGCGCTTATATCAAGATACACGAAATTGGGGAACGCATCCACCTCAACAGAAAGGATTTGTTCTACACGATACTCCTCAAGAACCGAGGTACCTTAATGGTGGAGATCATAGTCTTTGTAATAATCAAATGAGTCATCCTGGTCCTACATATCCGTCATCTACATCTATCTTTAATCAAACACCACCATCTTCTGCTAGTCCACAACATCGCAATGCT GTTCATCGAATAAGTCAGTTAATGAGCGAAAGTCCTGAACCAAAAAGGCCAACTGTACATCATATACCGATTAAGTGTGAAAGCCCTACCGAAAAAAGACAAATTGCTGCAATGCATGCACCTGTTCCAGCTCCACCTGTTGATGATATGAAGCCTCagaatatatcatttattg GAAATGATGATGAGCTTACACAAGGTATAAGAGGTTTAAACATCACGTCCGGCAGCcgtacatatagaattccatcACCAACTAGACCTTCAATATCACGTAATTCATTTCAACCTCACCCATCATTAAGAGAAGCCACACCATCTCCATCAGGTACACCAGAGGTAACACCTTTAGATCCAACGGATGCTGGTGAAAAAGGATTTTATATCTGCTTTGATAATGACGCGCCGAAGAAACCAAAACCAACCCTTAGAGTGAAAAGGACATCCCCTAAAAAG gaAAGAGGCGTGTCTTCATACGTTGACAGTGAAGATTTTACGATGCGTCCTGACTCTCCTTCTGCGATTGTTATGGATAGGCAGAAACAGCTGGAAATTCAACGTGATTCTGATCGAGAAAAGCAGCGTCAGATAGACGAGAGAGACTTCCAACGGCAAGAAATTAGAGATAGAGAAATacaaagagaaggagaaagagaaaagcaaAGAGAACGACACGAGATGAGTGGAGAGAGTCGACAATCTGGAGTTGGTTTAATAATTGGAAATCAATTAGCAAATCCTGATCCA AATTCTCTTGATGAAATGGAACGGAAAAAAGAACGTATAATGCTCTTATCATTACAAAGAAGACAGCAACAAGAGGAgatgaaagagagaaaagaggtaGAAGCGCAAGCTCGTCGAGAACAAGAGAAATTGAAAGCAGAAGAAAGAGCTCgtaaaaaggaagaggaaaggCAACGAAGGGCAGCTATTTTAGAACAACATAAAGTAAAGAAAGCAATAGAAGAGGCAGAAAGAGAA GGCAAGGTTATCGATAAAGAACTTCTTAATACAATAAAACCAACGAAATTGCGTAACAAGACTGCAACAACTCGACCTCGACCCAAAACAATTCATGTGGATGCTGGTACGGAGTTGGATTCTGGAGCTCTTACGCCGAGCCGTGGAAAGAAGGGTTCTTCTTCTAATCTAAGTACAG ATTCACCCGATGACGGTAGAGGTTCCTCCCCTTGTCGAAGTATGAATCAACTTGGTCGACGTGGTTCCTACAAAACATCTAGAG ATACGGACAGCGGACTGGGCAGAGCTACACCTCCTAGGAGAGCACCGAGTCCGGGTATGGGTAGCATGAGGCATCTTCCGTCACCATCAGGACCAGGTTCTTTACCTCCCGGTTTGATGACCAAGAGACGCGTGTTCGATGATGGTAGCAGCGATATCAGTAGTACACCAAGTTCGATGATGGACTATAATG GTCCGAGATTGTATAAACAACCAACCACCAAGTCAAATCGTGGCATTATGCTAAACGCTGTGGAGTATTGTGTATTTCCGGGAACGGTAAATAAGGAAGCAAAGAGAAGAGTTTTGGACGAAATTGCAAGATCAGAAAGCAAGCATTTTCTTATCTTATTTCGAGATGCTGGCTGCCAATTCCGGGCTCTCTACTCATACTGCCCAGATAGAGAAGAAGTTTCAAAGTTATATGGTACCGGACCGAAACAAGTCATGGATAAAATGttcgacaaatttttcaa ATACAATTCAGGAGCAAAATGCTTTTCTCAAGTACATACAAAGCATCTGACTGTTACCATAGATGCCTTTACGATACACAACAGCCTTTGGCAAGGTAAAAAGGTGAATTTGCCGAACAAGAAAGACATGCCTCTcgtcatatag